The following are encoded in a window of Nitrososphaerales archaeon genomic DNA:
- a CDS encoding NUDIX domain-containing protein has translation MTLRRLRVKEQDKKLPDGFYRAHLRHFPVVTVDLVVTDRESRVLLVKRSSNNLNWKGAWATPGGRVYRNETIREAASRVLAREAGIGASPQEFAFKGVGEIVTSKEHGVTIVFAINRSGGAASADETSSSVRWFEPARLPKTLKDEYRSILSKGGVGPG, from the coding sequence ATGACTCTGAGAAGACTTCGGGTGAAGGAGCAGGACAAGAAGCTTCCAGACGGGTTCTACAGAGCCCACCTCAGGCACTTTCCGGTTGTCACAGTCGACCTCGTCGTTACAGACCGCGAGTCTAGGGTACTGCTCGTCAAGCGCAGCAGCAACAACCTGAACTGGAAGGGCGCCTGGGCCACCCCGGGCGGCAGGGTCTACAGGAACGAGACGATACGCGAAGCTGCCAGCAGGGTTCTTGCCCGGGAGGCTGGAATCGGAGCCAGTCCACAGGAGTTCGCTTTCAAGGGCGTGGGAGAAATCGTAACCTCAAAGGAGCACGGTGTCACAATTGTCTTTGCCATCAACAGGAGCGGAGGGGCTGCTTCTGCGGACGAGACAAGCTCGTCAGTCCGTTGGTTTGAACCTGCCAGACTCCCAAAGACTTTGAAGGACGAGTACAGGTCGATACTCTCGAAGGGAGGTGTGGGGCCCGGCTAG